In Dromiciops gliroides isolate mDroGli1 chromosome 5, mDroGli1.pri, whole genome shotgun sequence, the following are encoded in one genomic region:
- the PTF1A gene encoding pancreas transcription factor 1 subunit alpha, with amino-acid sequence MDAVLLEHFPGGLDAFPSPYFDEEDFFTDQSSRDPLEDGDELLPDEQAEVDFLSHQLHEYYYRDGARLLLPPAQSAQHPPVVPPRVPEEADDGGGFCCEAGAPPGGGGFPDSPGPASPAPCLAYPCPGSTSMLSPGGRLRGLSSAAAAAAAAAAAAARRRRRVRSEAELQQLRQAANVRERRRMQSINDAFEGLRSHIPTLPYEKRLSKVDTLRLAIGYINFLSELVQSDLPLRGGGSGGYVRAGAGGGLGGDGLGSQAKKVIICHRGTRSPSPSDPDYGLPPLAGHSLSWTDEKQLKEQNIIRTAKVWTPEDPRKLNNKSSLNNIENEPPFDFVS; translated from the exons ATGGACGCAGTGCTTCTGGAGCACTTCCCGGGGGGGCTGGACGCCTTCCCCTCGCCCTATTTCGATGAGGAGGACTTCTTTACGGACCAATCCTCCCGGGACCCCCTGGAGGACGGCGACGAGCTGCTGCCCGACGAGCAGGCGGAGGTGGACTTTCTCAGCCACCAGCTACACGAGTACTACTACCGGGATGGAGCGCGGCTGCTTCTGCCTCCTGCCCAGTCAGCCCAGCACCCTCCGGTGGTGCCGCCGCGGGTCCCCGAGGAGGCGGACGACGGAGGCGGTTTCTGCTGCGAGGCCGGGGCGCCCCCAGGCGGCGGCGGCTTCCCAGACTCCCCCGGCCCCGCGTCTCCCGCGCCCTGCCTCGCCTATCCGTGCCCCGGGAGCACCTCGATGCTTTCCCCTGGGGGGCGGCTGCGGGGACTGAGCAGCGCAGCCGCTGCGGccgcagcagcggcggcggcggcggcgcggcggcggcggcgggtgCGCTCCGAGGCAGAGCTGCAGCAGTTGCGGCAGGCGGCCAACGTGCGGGAGAGGCGGCGGATGCAGTCCATCAATGACGCCTTCGAGGGGCTGCGCTCGCACATCCCTACGCTGCCCTACGAGAAGCGGCTCTCCAAGGTGGACACGCTGCGCCTTGCCATCGGCTACATCAACTTCCTGAGCGAGCTCGTACAGTCCGACCTGCCCCTGCGGGGAGGAGGAAGCGGAGGCTACGTCAGAGCTGGGGCCGGCGGTGGCCTGGGAGGGGACGGTCTCGGGAGCCAGGCCAAGAAGGTCATCATCTGCCACAGGGGCACCC GATCCCCATCCCCCAGCGACCCAGATTACGGACTTCCGCCCCTGGCAGGGCATTCTCTCTCCTGGACAGATGAAAAGCAACTCAAAGAGCAAAACATTATTCGAACAGCGAAAGTGTGGACTCCAGAAGACCCTAGGAAACTAAACAACAAATCCTCCCTCAACAACATAGAGAATGAACCTCCCTTTGATTTTGTGTCCTAA